Part of the Pseudomonadota bacterium genome is shown below.
AAAAGTAATTTTAAGTATCGTTTTCGCTCTATTGTTCGTTGTAGGGGTATATTCCTATGTTTACCATAAAAACCTCGTAGAGAAGTCCTCTGTCGTTTCTACCCCTATTGTGCAAGACTGTTCTGTTACTGATGATGGTGTTATAGAAGCTGTGAACAAGTATCGTGCCGAAGTTGGTGTTGCTCCACTGGTTTTTAACCAGAGTATTGATGACTTTTCAAATAAACGCGCTACTGATCTAAATGGTGTCCTAGACAATCATGCAGGACTTCAGCCGGCACTAGATAGTACGAGGATGGGTCTGTACATACTTGTTGGCGAAGATCTGCAACTTT
Proteins encoded:
- a CDS encoding CAP domain-containing protein is translated as MLKIKFYIKVILSIVFALLFVVGVYSYVYHKNLVEKSSVVSTPIVQDCSVTDDGVIEAVNKYRAEVGVAPLVFNQSIDDFSNKRATDLNGVLDNHAGLQPALDSTRMGLYILVGEDLQLSTGCHNSDNRVLNFKKSEKHWKSLLNPRYDEIGVGFYKELLVINLGDVQ